The Claveliimonas bilis genome window below encodes:
- the garR gene encoding 2-hydroxy-3-oxopropionate reductase, with amino-acid sequence MKTGFIGLGIMGRPMAKNLLKAGVDLIVTDLNKEAVKDVVAAGAQEGTYEEIGKECGVVFIMVPSGDITKSILFGEGGVASFIKEGSIVCDMSSVTPVESKECYERLKEIGVGFVDAPVSGGETGGINGTLAIMAGGDQKDFDALKTYFDIMGSSALLIGGPGSGSVTKLANQIIVNNTIAVVSEAFVMAAKAGADPVKVYEAIRGGLAGSAVLDSKIPMIVERNFKPGGPIRINHKDIKNVVNTAHAIDVPIPYTAQLYEILQTLKIHGHMEDDHGGIVQYFEKLADVEVKKVD; translated from the coding sequence ATGAAAACAGGATTTATCGGACTGGGAATCATGGGAAGACCAATGGCAAAAAATCTGCTCAAAGCAGGAGTGGATCTGATCGTAACAGATCTGAACAAAGAGGCGGTAAAAGATGTAGTGGCAGCCGGAGCACAGGAGGGTACATACGAGGAAATCGGAAAGGAATGTGGTGTTGTATTTATTATGGTGCCAAGCGGTGATATTACAAAATCCATCCTTTTCGGAGAAGGCGGAGTGGCATCTTTTATAAAAGAAGGAAGCATTGTATGTGATATGAGCTCTGTTACGCCCGTTGAGTCCAAAGAGTGCTATGAAAGGTTGAAAGAGATTGGCGTTGGTTTTGTAGACGCCCCTGTATCAGGAGGAGAAACAGGAGGCATCAACGGAACACTGGCTATTATGGCGGGAGGAGATCAAAAGGACTTTGATGCCCTGAAAACATATTTTGACATCATGGGATCTTCCGCTTTGCTGATCGGCGGTCCGGGAAGCGGAAGCGTGACAAAGCTGGCAAATCAGATCATTGTCAACAATACGATCGCTGTTGTATCCGAAGCGTTTGTTATGGCGGCAAAAGCCGGGGCTGATCCGGTTAAAGTATATGAAGCGATCCGGGGCGGTCTGGCAGGAAGCGCTGTTCTTGATTCCAAGATTCCTATGATCGTGGAGAGGAATTTCAAACCAGGCGGACCGATCCGCATCAATCATAAAGACATTAAAAATGTGGTAAATACAGCTCATGCGATCGATGTTCCGATTCCATACACGGCACAGCTCTATGAAATTCTCCAGACTCTGAAAATTCATGGACATATGGAGGATGACCACGGCGGAATCGTACAGTATTTTGAAAAGCTGGCAGACGTGGAAGTGAAAAAAGTGGATTAG
- a CDS encoding four-carbon acid sugar kinase family protein — MAISTDILTSYKKIDEAYIDSLLEKEIEKNHKKIVVLDDDPTGVQTVHDISVYTGWDKDSIRQGFEEENSLFYVLTNSRGFTEEQTIKAHHEISAVTDEAAKATGKEYIYISRSDSTLRGHYPLETELLKADYEKYTGKTVDGEILCPFFKEGGRFTINNVHYVKYGDTLVPANETEFAKDKTFGYTAADLPSYVEEKTKGAYKKEDVTCISLEDIHDMAVDRIEEQLLAVKDFNKIIVNAVDYADIKVFCVALYRAMAKGKTFMMRTAAAIVKVMGGVTSQPLLTREKMVVKETDNGGIIVVGSHTEKTTRQLEALKELKDIEFIELNAALVKDDAAFEEEVKRCLEKEEECIRAGKTVCCSTTRTLITADTGDKEDELRLSVKISDAVQSLVGRLTVTPAFVIAKGGITSSDVGTKALAVKKANVLGQIRPGIPVWQTGEESRFPSVPYVIFPGNVGDDSTLKEAVEILLKK; from the coding sequence ATGGCGATCAGTACAGATATTTTGACTTCCTATAAAAAAATAGACGAGGCATATATCGATAGTCTCTTAGAAAAAGAGATTGAAAAGAACCATAAAAAAATTGTTGTGCTGGACGATGATCCTACAGGAGTACAGACGGTTCATGATATTTCTGTATATACAGGATGGGATAAGGACAGCATCCGCCAGGGATTTGAAGAAGAAAACAGCCTTTTCTATGTACTGACTAATTCCAGGGGATTCACGGAAGAACAGACAATAAAAGCTCACCATGAGATTTCCGCAGTGACAGACGAGGCGGCCAAAGCAACAGGAAAAGAGTACATTTACATCAGCAGAAGCGACAGTACGCTTCGGGGACATTATCCTTTAGAGACAGAGCTTTTGAAAGCAGATTATGAAAAATATACAGGGAAAACCGTAGACGGCGAGATCCTTTGCCCTTTCTTTAAAGAAGGCGGAAGATTTACCATTAACAACGTACATTATGTGAAATACGGCGATACTCTTGTACCTGCCAATGAGACAGAATTTGCCAAAGACAAGACATTTGGCTATACAGCTGCTGATCTGCCATCCTATGTAGAGGAGAAAACAAAAGGAGCTTATAAGAAAGAGGATGTCACCTGTATTTCTCTGGAAGATATCCATGATATGGCTGTAGATAGGATAGAGGAGCAGCTTCTGGCAGTAAAAGATTTTAATAAGATTATTGTCAATGCTGTGGATTATGCGGATATCAAAGTATTCTGCGTGGCTTTGTACCGGGCAATGGCAAAGGGAAAGACCTTTATGATGCGTACGGCGGCCGCTATTGTAAAAGTTATGGGCGGCGTGACAAGCCAGCCTCTTCTTACAAGAGAAAAAATGGTAGTCAAAGAGACAGACAACGGCGGTATCATTGTGGTAGGATCTCACACTGAAAAGACAACCCGCCAGCTGGAGGCACTGAAAGAGCTGAAAGACATTGAATTTATCGAGTTAAATGCAGCTCTTGTGAAGGATGACGCGGCGTTTGAGGAAGAAGTAAAACGCTGCCTGGAAAAAGAGGAAGAATGTATTCGTGCCGGAAAGACGGTATGCTGCAGTACGACCCGTACACTTATTACAGCAGACACAGGAGATAAGGAAGACGAACTTCGTCTTTCTGTAAAAATCTCAGATGCAGTGCAGTCCCTGGTGGGGCGTCTTACCGTTACGCCTGCCTTTGTGATTGCAAAAGGCGGCATTACATCCAGTGATGTGGGAACAAAGGCGCTGGCAGTAAAAAAAGCAAATGTGCTTGGACAGATCAGGCCGGGTATCCCGGTATGGCAGACAGGGGAGGAAAGCAGATTTCCTTCTGTTCCATACGTCATCTTTCCGGGTAATGTAGGTGATGACAGTACGCTGAAAGAAGCGGTAGAAATTTTATTGAAGAAATAG
- a CDS encoding four-carbon acid sugar kinase family protein, with amino-acid sequence MPQCVVIADDLTGANATGVLLKKMNYTAYTVMNTERIELSTLKDCDCVLYPTDSRGVDPKIAYNRVYNVCGLLKNDEVKVYSKRIDSTLRGNLGSETDAMLDCLGEDYVAVVAPCFPSSGRIVIGGYMLVNGLPLHKTDIAIDPKTPVKISEDAVLFAEQSKYKVASVLMKDLMHGKHYLADLMKKHVEEGCRILVVDCVTQEDLDLIADAVITSKLKVVAVDPGVFTATLSRKLITPSEKKEKSRILAVVGSVHPNTRKQMEELWLSQRTHNVFVNTKELLEDEARREEEISRVTEEILRECKLNMVSTVTGDGIYPENRIDFKPYMEKYHCSMDEVTERINSGFAEITYRIFKAEPEFKGLYTSGGDITVSVCARFNTAGLSLMDEVLPLAAYGQFLKGEFEGVHIITKGGSQGQNDAINRCITYLKEKLYI; translated from the coding sequence ATGCCACAGTGTGTAGTGATTGCGGATGATCTGACAGGAGCAAATGCCACAGGTGTGCTTTTGAAAAAGATGAACTACACTGCCTATACAGTCATGAACACAGAGCGGATTGAACTAAGTACGCTGAAGGACTGTGATTGTGTATTGTATCCTACAGACAGCCGGGGGGTAGATCCCAAGATTGCTTACAATCGGGTATATAATGTCTGCGGTCTGTTAAAGAATGATGAGGTTAAGGTATATTCTAAAAGGATTGACAGTACATTGAGAGGAAATCTCGGCAGTGAGACAGATGCTATGCTGGATTGTCTGGGAGAAGATTATGTGGCTGTTGTTGCGCCGTGTTTTCCCTCTTCGGGACGTATCGTGATCGGAGGCTACATGCTGGTAAACGGACTGCCCTTACATAAAACAGATATCGCCATTGATCCGAAAACACCTGTTAAGATCTCGGAGGACGCAGTGCTTTTTGCAGAGCAGAGCAAATACAAAGTAGCGTCTGTCCTTATGAAAGATCTGATGCATGGAAAGCATTATCTGGCGGATCTGATGAAGAAACATGTGGAAGAGGGCTGCAGGATTCTGGTCGTTGACTGTGTGACTCAGGAAGACCTGGACCTGATCGCAGACGCAGTGATCACCAGCAAACTGAAAGTAGTTGCAGTAGATCCGGGTGTATTTACGGCAACTCTTTCAAGAAAGCTGATCACACCTTCCGAGAAGAAGGAGAAGAGCCGTATTCTGGCAGTAGTAGGAAGCGTCCATCCTAATACAAGGAAACAGATGGAGGAATTGTGGCTGTCCCAGAGAACTCACAACGTGTTTGTCAATACAAAGGAACTTCTGGAGGACGAGGCAAGAAGGGAAGAAGAAATTTCCAGAGTGACAGAGGAAATCCTAAGGGAGTGCAAGCTGAATATGGTATCCACTGTGACAGGGGACGGTATATATCCGGAAAACCGTATAGATTTTAAACCTTATATGGAGAAATATCATTGCTCCATGGATGAAGTGACAGAGCGGATCAATTCGGGATTTGCAGAGATTACCTACCGCATTTTCAAGGCCGAGCCGGAGTTCAAGGGTCTTTACACAAGCGGCGGGGATATTACGGTATCTGTGTGTGCCCGATTTAATACCGCAGGATTAAGCCTTATGGATGAAGTACTTCCACTGGCAGCTTACGGACAGTTCTTAAAGGGAGAATTTGAAGGTGTACACATCATTACAAAGGGCGGAAGCCAGGGACAAAATGATGCGATCAACCGCTGTATTACTTATCTGAAAGAGAAACTTTATATTTAA
- the pdxA gene encoding 4-hydroxythreonine-4-phosphate dehydrogenase PdxA, whose protein sequence is MKKPLIAVTMGDPAGVGPEIVAMSLASAEVTDVADCIIVGDKKCMENAIDITGVKLEVNVVEKPADGRYEKGVLNLIDLDNINMDEFAFGKVSGMCGKAAYEYIAKSIELANAGEVDAVSTTPINKEALKAGNVNFIGHTEIFGALTGTEDPLTMFETNGMRVFFLTRHVSLRQMLDMIKKDRIIDYVVRCTEALKRLGVNEGTMAIAGLNPHSGEHGLFGWEEVEEIIPAIEELKKMGYDVAGPVGADSVFHQAAIGKYNSVLSLYHDQGHIATKTLDFEKTIAITNGMPILRTSVDHGTAFDIAGTGKVSAVSMIEAIRLAAKYAPHFVK, encoded by the coding sequence ATGAAAAAACCATTGATTGCAGTAACGATGGGAGACCCGGCCGGAGTTGGTCCGGAGATTGTAGCAATGTCGCTTGCATCTGCAGAGGTGACAGATGTAGCAGACTGCATTATTGTAGGAGACAAAAAATGCATGGAAAACGCAATTGACATTACAGGTGTGAAGCTGGAAGTCAATGTAGTGGAAAAGCCGGCGGATGGAAGATACGAAAAAGGCGTACTCAATCTGATCGACCTTGACAATATCAATATGGATGAGTTTGCTTTTGGAAAAGTCAGCGGCATGTGCGGAAAAGCGGCATATGAGTATATTGCAAAAAGTATTGAGCTGGCAAATGCAGGAGAAGTAGACGCAGTATCTACAACGCCGATCAACAAGGAAGCCCTGAAGGCAGGAAATGTAAACTTTATCGGCCATACCGAGATTTTCGGCGCTTTAACCGGGACGGAAGATCCTCTGACTATGTTCGAGACAAATGGTATGAGAGTATTTTTCCTGACAAGACATGTTTCCCTGCGGCAGATGCTTGATATGATCAAGAAAGACCGGATCATCGACTATGTAGTGCGGTGCACAGAGGCTTTAAAAAGGCTGGGCGTCAATGAAGGAACAATGGCGATCGCAGGACTTAATCCGCACAGTGGAGAGCATGGACTCTTTGGCTGGGAAGAAGTGGAAGAGATTATTCCGGCTATCGAAGAACTGAAGAAAATGGGCTATGATGTGGCGGGGCCTGTAGGAGCGGATTCTGTATTCCATCAGGCAGCCATTGGAAAATACAACAGCGTTCTTTCCCTGTATCATGACCAGGGACATATCGCGACAAAGACGCTGGATTTTGAAAAAACAATCGCAATAACAAATGGAATGCCGATTCTTAGAACTTCTGTAGATCACGGCACTGCATTTGATATAGCGGGCACCGGAAAGGTAAGTGCCGTGAGCATGATCGAAGCCATCCGGCTGGCCGCAAAATACGCACCTCATTTTGTAAAGTAA
- a CDS encoding GntP family permease: MVGGLDGNRMLLGLAVGIIILIVLVLKTKVQAFLALIICTVIVGVVGGMPLANTTLEDGTTLGIINSITGGFGSTLGSIGIIIGFGVMMGQIFEVTGAAKRMAHTFLKLFGKKREEEALCLTGFLVSIPIFCDSGFVVLSPIAKAISRATKKSVIGLGVALAAGLVITHSLVPPTPGPLGVCGIFGIDVGTFILMTLVLALPMAIACIIYAKKILPKKFYRIPNDDGEIVEMPYREPDYENAFHMGDENMPGTFESFAPLFLPIILILINTVATAMGATTGVWEVLIFLGQPIIAVGLGLLLAIFTLGRNLDRHTALTEMEKGMQSAGIIMLVTGGGGALGQIIKDSGLGTYMAEGLAQTAIPIIVLPLIISTLMRFIQGSGTVAMTTAASISAPIIVAAGVNPTLGAIACCVGSLFFGYFNDSYFWVVNRTLGVTEAKDQLQVWSVTSTIAWAVGVVEVLVLSIFM; the protein is encoded by the coding sequence ATGGTAGGAGGACTTGACGGCAACAGAATGCTGCTGGGTCTTGCAGTAGGTATTATTATTCTTATTGTCCTGGTATTAAAAACAAAGGTGCAGGCATTTCTTGCCCTTATCATCTGTACCGTTATCGTGGGGGTTGTAGGCGGTATGCCTTTGGCAAACACCACATTGGAGGACGGCACTACACTTGGAATTATTAACTCTATCACCGGAGGTTTTGGAAGCACACTTGGAAGCATCGGTATCATCATCGGATTTGGTGTTATGATGGGACAGATCTTTGAAGTGACGGGAGCTGCAAAGAGGATGGCGCATACATTCTTAAAGCTCTTTGGAAAGAAAAGAGAAGAGGAGGCTCTTTGCCTGACAGGTTTCCTTGTATCTATTCCGATCTTCTGTGACTCTGGTTTTGTGGTTCTTTCACCTATCGCAAAGGCGATCTCAAGAGCAACGAAGAAGTCCGTCATCGGTCTTGGCGTTGCGCTGGCAGCAGGGCTTGTTATCACACACTCCCTCGTTCCGCCAACTCCGGGCCCCTTAGGCGTATGCGGTATCTTTGGAATCGATGTAGGTACATTTATTTTAATGACACTGGTTCTTGCCCTTCCAATGGCAATTGCCTGTATCATTTATGCAAAGAAGATTCTGCCGAAGAAATTTTACCGTATTCCAAACGATGACGGTGAAATCGTAGAGATGCCTTACCGTGAACCGGATTATGAGAATGCGTTCCATATGGGTGATGAGAACATGCCGGGCACATTTGAATCTTTTGCACCGCTGTTTCTCCCTATTATTCTTATCCTGATCAATACAGTAGCCACTGCTATGGGAGCGACAACAGGAGTATGGGAAGTACTTATCTTCCTCGGACAGCCGATCATCGCGGTAGGTCTTGGACTTCTTCTTGCTATCTTTACACTTGGAAGGAATCTTGACAGACATACTGCTCTGACAGAAATGGAAAAAGGAATGCAGTCTGCCGGTATTATCATGCTTGTAACCGGCGGAGGCGGAGCTCTCGGACAGATCATCAAAGATTCCGGTCTTGGTACCTATATGGCAGAGGGACTGGCACAGACAGCGATTCCGATCATTGTGCTGCCGCTTATCATTTCCACTTTAATGCGTTTTATCCAGGGATCAGGAACTGTTGCCATGACAACAGCAGCAAGTATTTCTGCTCCGATCATTGTAGCAGCGGGCGTAAATCCGACACTTGGCGCGATCGCATGCTGCGTGGGTTCCCTGTTCTTCGGATACTTTAATGACAGTTATTTCTGGGTAGTAAACAGAACGCTGGGTGTTACAGAAGCAAAAGACCAGCTGCAGGTATGGTCAGTGACATCCACAATCGCATGGGCTGTCGGTGTTGTTGAAGTTCTCGTATTGAGTATTTTCATGTAA